The following proteins come from a genomic window of Gossypium raimondii isolate GPD5lz chromosome 5, ASM2569854v1, whole genome shotgun sequence:
- the LOC105767825 gene encoding nudix hydrolase 9 isoform X2 codes for MEKEVGNGCSSLAYKLLFSCPFGLSQPQLSAVFDESYDRIPHSDSNLENSISQYGGYSQKSGDGSKKESYVCLHLGLTDYRTFVGTNLNPSWEKFLVASEDDPTQCRHTSSPLGNGAIVETSDQKIVLLQRSNNVGEFPGHFVFPGGHPEPQEVGIETHEYCKCSKDSELVNKKVSQEMFESIIREVVEEIGVPATSLSDPLFIGISRRVLNVRPAIFFFIKCSLESKEIHQLYSKAQDGYESTQLYTVSMIEVEHMTSKMPGCHQGGFALYKLMVEALKKN; via the exons ATGGAGAAGGAAGTCGGCAACGGGTGTTCTTCTCTTGCTTACAAGCTTTTATTCTCATGCCCTTTCGGTCTGTCTCAGCCACAG CTGTCCGCAGTTTTCGATGAATCATACGATAGAATTCCTCATTCAGACTCGAATTTGGAGAATTCCATTTCTCAG TATGGAGGCTATAGTCAGAAGAGTGGAGATGGATCAAAGAAAGAGTCTTATGTATGCCTCCACCTTGGGTTGACAGATTATAG AACTTTTGTGGGGACAAACTTGAATCCTTCATGGGAAAAATTCTTGGTTGCATCAGAAG ATGACCCAACACAGTGTCGACACACCTCGAGCCCTCTAGGTAATGGTGCAATTGTGGAGACATCTGACCAAAAAATAGTGCTGCTGCAAAGAAGTAATAATGTTGGCGAATTTCCTGGGCATTTTGTTTTCCCAGGAGGCCACCCTGAG CCACAAGAAGTTGGCATAGAAACCCACGAGTACTGCAAGTGCTCGAAAGATTCTGAGCTTGTTAATAAAAAGGTTTCTCAGGAGATGTTCGAAAGCATCATCCGTGAAGTTGTTGAGGAAATTGGAGTACCAGCTACATCCTTG TCAGATCCTCTTTTTATCGGCATATCCCGCAGGGTCTTGAATGTTAGACCAgctatctttttctttattaaatgcagtcttgaatcaaaagaaatccATCAACTGTATTCTAAGGCACAAGATGGCTATGAATCCACTCAACTTTATACAGTCTCAATG ATTGAAGTAGAGCATATGACATCAAAAATGCCTGGCTGTCATCAAGGGGGATTTGCTCTCTATAAGCTAATGGTTGAAGCATTGAAGAAGAACTGA
- the LOC105767825 gene encoding nudix hydrolase 9 isoform X1 has protein sequence MEKEVGNGCSSLAYKLLFSCPFGLSQPQLSAVFDESYDRIPHSDSNLENSISQIWDQRVQKNGSLFNGKKFRYGGYSQKSGDGSKKESYVCLHLGLTDYRTFVGTNLNPSWEKFLVASEDDPTQCRHTSSPLGNGAIVETSDQKIVLLQRSNNVGEFPGHFVFPGGHPEPQEVGIETHEYCKCSKDSELVNKKVSQEMFESIIREVVEEIGVPATSLSDPLFIGISRRVLNVRPAIFFFIKCSLESKEIHQLYSKAQDGYESTQLYTVSMIEVEHMTSKMPGCHQGGFALYKLMVEALKKN, from the exons ATGGAGAAGGAAGTCGGCAACGGGTGTTCTTCTCTTGCTTACAAGCTTTTATTCTCATGCCCTTTCGGTCTGTCTCAGCCACAG CTGTCCGCAGTTTTCGATGAATCATACGATAGAATTCCTCATTCAGACTCGAATTTGGAGAATTCCATTTCTCAG ATATGGGATCAGAGGGTTCAGAAAAATGGATCTTTATTCAATGGCAAGAAATTTAGG TATGGAGGCTATAGTCAGAAGAGTGGAGATGGATCAAAGAAAGAGTCTTATGTATGCCTCCACCTTGGGTTGACAGATTATAG AACTTTTGTGGGGACAAACTTGAATCCTTCATGGGAAAAATTCTTGGTTGCATCAGAAG ATGACCCAACACAGTGTCGACACACCTCGAGCCCTCTAGGTAATGGTGCAATTGTGGAGACATCTGACCAAAAAATAGTGCTGCTGCAAAGAAGTAATAATGTTGGCGAATTTCCTGGGCATTTTGTTTTCCCAGGAGGCCACCCTGAG CCACAAGAAGTTGGCATAGAAACCCACGAGTACTGCAAGTGCTCGAAAGATTCTGAGCTTGTTAATAAAAAGGTTTCTCAGGAGATGTTCGAAAGCATCATCCGTGAAGTTGTTGAGGAAATTGGAGTACCAGCTACATCCTTG TCAGATCCTCTTTTTATCGGCATATCCCGCAGGGTCTTGAATGTTAGACCAgctatctttttctttattaaatgcagtcttgaatcaaaagaaatccATCAACTGTATTCTAAGGCACAAGATGGCTATGAATCCACTCAACTTTATACAGTCTCAATG ATTGAAGTAGAGCATATGACATCAAAAATGCCTGGCTGTCATCAAGGGGGATTTGCTCTCTATAAGCTAATGGTTGAAGCATTGAAGAAGAACTGA